A window of the Branchiostoma floridae strain S238N-H82 chromosome 12, Bfl_VNyyK, whole genome shotgun sequence genome harbors these coding sequences:
- the LOC118426948 gene encoding UDP-glucuronosyltransferase 2B33-like, which yields MSTGLHLFLAGVAILFQHVQAADILVATSTYSSVWMDVAKIAEALASRGHVVTVLAPASQKSDLMRKLPTLLYETFGDPERPPLMKEFTTTVPQNMAFSSPGVLDQIDLGRTLASAMLDFSNEMLSDSQLLTKLKNSHYDVVLTYAMTSCGPLVAQYLDLPLVCTTRSMPSGQDVRATGVPYPLAYVPTVGSGLSDRMTFLQRVKNVLVYFAFSTAGQLVFDKGYDDLAKRTIGDKFTMSAALARTDVWLYQSDVMFDFPKPMMPNMVSIAGHMAEDVKPLSEEMEKFVQSSGDDGVVLVTFGSMVATMPAETADMLAAAFARLPQKVVWRYAGTPPPSLGPNTKTMEWVPQNDLLAHPKTKAFVSHCGYNGVAEAMYHGVPLVGMPLFAEQFDNIARMVARGMAVSLDIHTVTSEEVSQAITSVISDPRYKEKTNLISTHLRDQPQSPMERAVWWIEHVIKHGGLPHLKSRAPELPFYQYYLLDVIALIVAVISAVLLSCWKCCSFACRMCKRSMTTTKLKIN from the exons atgtcgACTGGTTTGCACCTTTTCCTGGCGggggtcgccatcttgtttcaacATGTCCAAGCTGCCGACATCCTCGTGGCGACATCAACCTACAGCAGCGTCTGGATGGACGTGGCGAAGATTGCCGAAGCCTTGGCCTCCCGAGGCCACGTCGTCACCGTGTTGGCCCCTGCTAGTCAGAAGAGCGACCTGATGCGGAAATTGCCGACCTTGCTGTACGAAACATTCGGAGATCCCGAAAGGCCACCTTTGATGAAGGAATTCACAACAACTGTACCTCAAAACATG GCATTTTCTTCACCTGGTGTCCTAGACCAGATAGACCTGGGCCGTACTTTGGCGTCTGCTATGCTGGACTTTAGTAACGAGATGCTGAGTGACAGCCAACTACTGACAAAACTGAAGAACAGCCACTATGACGTTGTCCTGACGTATGCTATGACCTCATGCGGGCCCCTGGTGGCGCAGTACTTGGACCTGCCTCTAGTCTGCACAACGCGGTCTATGCCTTCGGGACAAG ACGTCCGAGCCACTGGTGTCCCCTATCCTCTTGCGTACGTGCCAACAGTGGGGTCTGGGTTGTCAGATCGGATGACATTCTTACAGAGAGTGAAGAACGTGCTGGTTTACTTCGCATTTTCTACTGCTGGGCAGCTTGTCTTCGATAAGGGTTATGACGATCTCGCAAAAAG AACGATTGGGGACAAGTTCACCATGTCTGCTGCCCTGGCAAGAACCGACGTGTGGCTCTACCAATCAGATGTCATGTTCGACTTCCCTAAACCCATGATGCCAAATATGGTCAGCATAGCAGGCCACATGGCTGAGGATGTCAAACCGCTCAGTGAG GAGATGGAGAAGTTTGTGCAGAGTTCTGGAGATGACGGTGTTGTGCTTGTAACGTTCGGCTCCATGGTGGCGACTATGCCCGCAGAGACAGCCGACATGCTGGCCGCTGCTTTTGCCCGTCTGCCACAGAAGGTTGTGTGGCGCTACGCTGGGACGCCACCTCCAAGTCTGGGGCCAAACACCAAGACCATGGAGTGGGTGCCTCAAAACGACTTGCTAG CTCATCCCAAGACAAAGGCGTTTGTATCACATTGTGGATACAACGGAGTAGCAGAGGCTATGTACCACGGGGTGCCCCTGGTCGGCATGCCTTTGTTCGCCGAACAATTCGATAACATTGCCAGGATGGTGGCCCGTGGGATGGCGGTGTCATTGGACATCCACACGGTGACGTCAGAGGAGGTTTCCCAGGCCATCACATCTGTTATTTCGGATCCTAG gTACAAGGAGAAGACCAATCTGATCTCCACGCATCTTCGTGACCAACCACAGTCGCCCATGGAGCGGGCAGTATGGTGGATagaacacgtcatcaaacatggcggcctCCCCCATCTCAAGTCGAGGGCACCCGAACTCCCCTTCTACCAGTACTACCTGTTAGACGTCATTGCCCTGATTGTTGCAGTTATATCTGCTGTATTGTTGTCTTGTTGGAAGTGCTGTTCGTTTGCATGTCGCATGTGCAAAAGGAGTATGACTACCACCAAGCTGAAAATTAATTGA
- the LOC118427262 gene encoding UDP-glucuronosyltransferase 2C1-like yields MSTGLHLFLAVVAIFSQHVQAADILVATVTYASPWMDVAKIAEELASRGHVVTVLAHASQKSDLMRKWPTLQYETFGDPETPPSIKEVAKTVPQKMAFSSSGMLGLLKFGSTLSSALLDLGEEMLSDNQLLTKLKNSHYDVVLTYAGPSCGPLVAQYLDLPLVCTMRSLPTGLDVRATGVPNPLAYVPTVGSGLSDRMTFLQRVKNVLVYFAASTMGQLVFERSYDDIAKRTIGDNFTMSAGLARTDVWLYQSDLMFDFPKPMMPNMVNIAGHMAEDVNPLSEELEKFVQSSGDDGVVLVTFGSMIAAMPSELADMLAAAFARLPQKVVWRYAGTPPPSLGPNTRTMDWVPQNNLLAHPKTKAFVSHCGYNGVAEAMYHGVPLVGMPLMSDAHDNIARMVARGMAVSLNIHTVTSEEVAQAITSVISDASYKEKANQISTHLRDQPQSPMERAVWWIEHVIKHGGLPHLRSRAPELPFYQYYLLDVIALIVAVISAVLLSCWKCCSFACRMCKRSMTTTKLKIN; encoded by the exons ATGTCGACTGGTTTGCACCTGTTCCTGGCGGTTGTCGCCATCTTTTCTCAACATGTCCAAGCTGCCGACATCCTCGTGGCGACAGTGACCTACGCCAGCCCCTGGATGGACGTGGCGAAGATTGCCGAAGAATTGGCCTCCCGAGGGCACGTCGTCACCGTGTTGGCTCATGCTAGTCAAAAGAGCGACCTGATGCGGAAATGGCCGACCTTGCAGTACGAAACATTCGGAGATCCCGAAACACCACCGTCGATTAAGGAAGTAGCAAAAACTGTGCCTCAAAAGATG GCATTTTCTTCATCTGGGATGTTGGGACTCCTAAAGTTTGGCAGCACTTTGAGTTCTGCACTGCTGGACCTTGGTGAAGAGATGCTGAGTGACAATCAACTGCTGACGAAACTGAAGAACAGCCACTATGACGTTGTCCTGACGTATGCTGGTCCCTCATGCGGGCCCCTGGTGGCGCAGTACTTGGACCTGCCCCTAGTCTGCACGATGAGGTCTCTTCCTACTGGACTAG ACGTCCGAGCCACCGGTGTTCCCAATCCCCTCGCTTACGTGCCAACCGTGGGGTCGGGGTTGTCAGATAGGATGACGTTTTTACAGAGAGTGAAGAACGTGCTGGTTTACTTCGCAGCTTCTACAATGGGACAGTTGGTCTTCGAAAGAAGTTACGACGATATCGCAAAAAG AACTATTGGCGACAACTTCACCATGTCTGCTGGCCTGGCAAGAACCGACGTGTGGCTCTACCAATCAGATCTCATGTTCGACTTCCCTAAACCCATGATGCCAAATATGGTCAACATAGCAGGTCACATGGCTGAGGATGTCAACCCGCTCAGTGAG GAGCTGGAGAAGTTTGTGCAGAGTTCTGGAGATGACGGTGTTGTGCTTGTGACCTTCGGCTCCATGATAGCAGCTATGCCTTCAGAGCTAGCCGACATGCTGGCCGCTGCTTTTGCCCGTCTGCCACAGAAGGTTGTGTGGCGCTACGCTGGGACGCCACCTCCAAGTCTGGGGCCCAACACCAGGACCATGGACTGGGTGCCTCAAAACAACTTGCTAG CTCATCCCAAGACAAAGGCGTTTGTATCACATTGTGGTTACAACGGAGTAGCGGAGGCCATGTACCACGGGGTGCCCCTGGTCGGCATGCCTCTCATGAGTGATGCCCATGATAACATCGCTAGGATGGTGGCCCGTGGGATGGCGGTGTCATTGAACATCCACACGGTGACGTCAGAGGAGGTGGCCCAGGCCATCACATCTGTTATTTCGGATGCTAG CTACAAAGAGAAGGCCAATCAGATCTCCACGCATCTTCGTGACCAACCACAGTCACCCATGGAGCGGGCAGTATGGTGGATagaacacgtcatcaaacatggcggcctCCCCCATCTCAGGTCGAGGGCACCCGAACTCCCCTTCTACCAGTACTACCTGTTAGACGTTATTGCCCTGATTGTTGCAGTTATATCTGCTGTATTGTTGTCTTGTTGGAAGTGCTGTTCGTTTGCATGTCGCATGTGCAAAAGGAGTATGACTACCACCAAGCTGAAAATTAATTGA
- the LOC118427266 gene encoding UDP-glucuronosyltransferase 2B33-like encodes MLAAAFARLPQKVVWRYAGTPPPSLGPNTKTMEWVPQNDLLAHPKTKAFVSHCGYNGVAEAMYHGVPLVGMPLFAEQFDNIARMVARGMAVSLDIHTVTSEEVSQAITSVISDPSYKEKTNLISTHLRDQPQSPMERAVWWIEHVIKHGGLPHLRSRAPELPFYQYYLLDVIALIVAVISAVLLSCWKCCSFACGMCNRGMTTTKLKRN; translated from the exons ATGCTGGCCGCTGCTTTTGCCCGTCTGCCACAGAAGGTAGTGTGGCGCTACGCTGGGACGCCACCTCCAAGTCTGGGGCCAAACACCAAGACCATGGAGTGGGTGCCTCAAAACGACTTGCTAG CTCATCCCAAGACAAAGGCGTTTGTATCACATTGTGGATACAATGGAGTAGCAGAGGCTATGTACCACGGGGTGCCCCTGGTCGGCATGCCTCTGTTCGCCGAACAATTCGATAACATTGCCCGGATGGTGGCCCGTGGGATGGCGGTGTCATTGGACATCCACACGGTGACGTCAGAGGAGGTTTCCCAGGCCATCACATCTGTTATTTCGGATCCTAG CTACAAGGAGAAGACCAATCTGATCTCCACGCATCTTCGTGACCAACCACAGTCACCCATGGAGCGGGCAGTATGGTGGATagaacacgtcatcaaacatggcggcctCCCCCATCTCAGGTCGAGGGCACCCGAACTCCCATTCTACCAGTACTACCTGCTAGACGTTATTGCCCTGATTGTTGCAGTTATATCTGCTGTATTGTTGTCTTGTTGGAAGTGCTGTTCGTTTGCATGTGGCATGTGCAACAGGGGTATGACTACCACCAAGCTGAAACGTAATTGA
- the LOC118426949 gene encoding UDP-glucuronosyltransferase 2C1-like, producing the protein MFLKYSLVTNCWRRIFKIELKILTQKTSLLLLLVLSTSMSTGLHLFLAVVAILSQHVQAADILVATSTYNSPWMDVAKIAEELASRGHVVTVLAHASQKSDLMRKWPTLKYETFGDPEKPPSVKEFSKTVPQKLAFSSSGMLGLLTFGSTLSSALLDLSEEMLSDNQLLTKLKNSHYDVVLTYAGPSCGPLVAQYLDLPLVSTMRSFPTGQDIRATGVPNPLAYVPTVTSELSDRMTFLQRLKNVLVYFAATTMGQLVVDKSYDDLAKRTIGDSFTMSAALARTDVWLYQSDLMFDFPKPMMPNMVSIAGHMAEDVKPLSEELEKFVQSSGDDGVVLVTFGSLVAAMPADIADMLAAAFARLPQKVVWRYAGTPPPSLGPNTKTMEWVPQIDILAHPKTKAFVSHCGYNGVAEAMYHGVPLVGMPLFAEQFDNIARMVARGIAVSLDIHTVTSEEVFQAITSVISDPSYKEKTNLISTHLRDQPQSPMERAVWWIEHVIKHGGLPHLRSRAPELPFYQYYLLEVIALIVAVISAHG; encoded by the exons atgttTCTCAAGTATTCCCTTGTGACTAACTgctggagaagaatttttaagattgaactAAAG ATTCTGACACAGAAAACTTCACTATTACTACTGCTGGTGCTGAGTACTAGTATGTCGACTGGTTTGCACCTGTTCCTGGCGGTTGTCGCCATCTTGTCTCAACATGTCCAAGCTGCCGACATCCTCGTGGCGACATCAACCTACAACAGCCCCTGGATGGACGTGGCGAAGATTGCCGAAGAATTGGCCTCCCGAGGGCACGTCGTCACCGTGCTGGCCCATGCTAGTCAGAAGAGCGACCTGATGCGGAAATGGCCGACCTTGAAGTACGAAACATTCGGAGATCCCGAAAAACCACCGTCGGTGAAGGAATTCTCAAAAACGGTGCCTCAGAAGTTG GCGTTTTCTTCATCTGGGATGTTGGGACTCCTAACGTTTGGCAGCACTTTGAGTTCTGCACTGCTGGACCTTAGTGAAGAGATGCTGAGTGACAATCAACTGCTGACGAAACTGAAGAACAGCCACTATGACGTTGTCCTGACGTATGCTGGTCCCTCATGCGGGCCCCTGGTGGCGCAGTACTTGGACCTGCCTCTAGTCAGCACGATGAGGTCTTTTCCTACTGGACAAG ACATCCGAGCCACTGGTGTTCCCAATCCTCTTGCTTACGTGCCAACAGTAACATCGGAGTTGTCAGATCGGATGACATTTTTGCAGAGACTGAAGAATGTGCTGGTTTACTTCGCAGCTACTACTATGGGACAGCTGGTCGTGGATAAGAGTTACGACGATCTTGCAAAAAG AACCATTGGCGACAGCTTCACCATGTCTGCTGCCTTGGCAAGAACCGACGTGTGGCTCTACCAATCAGATCTCATGTTTGACTTTCCTAAACCCATGATGCCAAATATGGTCAGCATAGCTGGTCACATGGCTGAGGATGTCAAGCCGCTCAGTGAG GAGCTGGAGAAGTTTGTGCAGAGTTCTGGAGATGACGGTGTTGTGCTTGTAACGTTCGGCTCCTTGGTAGCAGCTATGCCTGCAGACATAGCCGACATGCTGGCCGCTGCTTTTGCCCGTCTGCCACAGAAGGTTGTGTGGCGCTACGCTGGGACGCCACCTCCAAGTCTGGGGCCAAACACCAAGACCATGGAGTGGGTGCCTCAAATCGACATACTAG CTCATCCTAAGACAAAGGCGTTTGTATCACATTGTGGCTACAACGGAGTAGCAGAGGCTATGTACCACGGGGTGCCCCTGGTCGGCATGCCTCTGTTCGCCGAACAATTCGATAACATTGCCAGGATGGTGGCCCGTGGGATAGCGGTGTCATTGGACATCCACACGGTGACGTCAGAGGAGGTTTTCCAGGCCATCACATCTGTTATTTCGGATCCTAG cTACAAGGAGAAGACCAATCTGATCTCCACGCATCTTCGTGACCAACCACAGTCGCCCATGGAGCGGGCAGTATGGTGGATagaacacgtcatcaaacatggcggcctCCCCCATCTCAGGTCGAGGGCACCCGAACTCCCCTTCTACCAGTACTACCTGCTAGAAGTTATTGCCCTGATTGTTGCAGTTATATCTGCT catggttga
- the LOC118427261 gene encoding UDP-glucuronosyltransferase 2C1-like has product MTWPTTELRLSCLSVRTRRLWPAQCTKDDSDTENFTITTVVLVLSTSMSTGLHLFLAVVAILSQHVQAADILVATVTYASPWMDVAKIAEELASRGHVVTVLAHASQKSDLMRKWPTLQYETFGDPETPPSIKEVAKTVPQKMAFSSSGMLGLLKFGSTLSSALLDLGEEMLSDNQLLTKLSNSHYDVVLTYAGPSYGPTVAQYLDLPLVCTMRSLPTGQDIRATGVPNPLAYVPTVTSELSDRMTFLQRVKNVLVYFAASTMGQLVLEKRYDDVAKRTIGEKFTMSAGLARTDVWLYQSDLMFDFPKPLMPNMVSIAGHMAEDVKPLSEELERFVQSSGDDGVVLVTFGSMIAAMPAELADMLAAAFARLPQKVVWRYAGTPPPSLGPNTKTMEWVPQNDLLAHPKTKAFVSHCGYNGVAEAMYHGVPLVGMPLMSDAHDNIARMVARGMAVSLNIHTVTSEEVAQAITSVISDPSFKEKANHISTHLRDQPQSPMERAVWWIEHVIKHGGLPHLRSRAPELPFYQYYLLDVIALIVAVISAVLLSCWKCCSFACGMCKRGMTSTKLKSN; this is encoded by the exons ATGACATGGCCGACTACTGAGCTCAGACTTAGTTGTCTTAGCGTCAGGACCCGGCGTCTGTGGCCAGCTCAGTGCACGAAGGACG ATTCTGACACAGAAAACTTCACTATTACTACCGTAGTGCTGGTGCTGAGTACTAGTATGTCGACTGGTTTGCACCTGTTCCTGGCGGTTGTCGCCATCTTGTCTCAACATGTCCAAGCTGCCGACATCCTTGTGGCTACAGTGACCTACGCCAGCCCCTGGATGGACGTGGCGAAGATTGCCGAAGAATTGGCCTCCCGAGGCCACGTCGTCACCGTGTTGGCTCATGCTAGTCAAAAGAGCGACCTGATGCGGAAATGGCCGACCTTGCAGTACGAAACATTCGGAGATCCCGAAACACCACCGTCGATTAAGGAAGTAGCAAAAACTGTGCCTCAAAAGATG GCATTTTCTTCATCTGGGATGTTGGGCCTCCTAAAGTTTGGCAGTACATTGAGTTCTGCACTGCTGGACCTTGGTGAAGAGATGCTGAGTGACAATCAACTACTGACGAAACTAAGCAACAGCCACTATGACGTTGTCCTGACATATGCTGGTCCCTCGTATGGGCCAACCGTGGCACAGTACTTGGACCTGCCTCTAGTCTGCACAATGAGGTCTTTGCCTACGGGACAAG ACATCCGAGCCACCGGTGTTCCCAATCCTCTTGCTTACGTGCCAACAGTGACATCGGAGTTGTCAGATCGGATGACATTTTTGCAGAGAGTGAAGAATGTGCTGGTTTACTTCGCAGCTTCTACTATGGGACAGCTGGTCTTAGAAAAGCGTTACGACGATGTTGCAAAAAG AACAATTGGGGAGAAGTTCACCATGTCTGCTGGCCTGGCAAGAACCGACGTGTGGCTCTACCAATCAGATCTCATGTTCGACTTTCCTAAACCCTTGATGCCAAATATGGTCAGTATAGCTGGTCACATGGCTGAGGATGTCAAACCGCTCAGTGAG GAGCTGGAGAGGTTTGTGCAGAGTTCTGGAGATGACGGTGTTGTGCTTGTAACGTTCGGCTCCATGATAGCAGCTATGCCCGCAGAGCTAGCCGACATGCTGGCCGCTGCTTTTGCCCGTCTGCCACAGAAGGTTGTGTGGCGCTACGCTGGGACGCCACCTCCAAGTCTGGGGCCAAACACCAAGACCATGGAGTGGGTGCCTCAAAACGACTTGCTAG CTCATCCCAAGACAAAGGCGTTTGTATCACATTGTGGATACAACGGAGTAGCAGAGGCCATGTACCACGGGGTGCCTCTGGTTGGCATGCCTCTCATGAGTGATGCCCATGACAACATCGCCCGGATGGTGGCCCGTGGGATGGCGGTGTCATTGAACATCCACACGGTGACGTCAGAGGAGGTGGCCCAGGCCATCACATCTGTTATTTCGGATCCTAG CTTCAAGGAGAAGGCCAATCACATCTCCACGCATCTTCGTGACCAACCACAGTCGCCCATGGAGCGGGCAGTATGGTGGATagaacacgtcatcaaacatggcggcctCCCCCATCTCAGGTCGAGGGCACCCGAACTCCCCTTCTACCAGTACTACCTGCTAGACGTGATTGCCCTGATTGTTGCAGTTATATCTGCTGTGCTGTTGTCTTGTTGGAAGTGCTGTTCATTTGCATGTGGCATGTGCAAAAGGGGTATGACTAGCACCAAACTGAAAAGTAATTGA